One part of the Musa acuminata AAA Group cultivar baxijiao chromosome BXJ1-5, Cavendish_Baxijiao_AAA, whole genome shotgun sequence genome encodes these proteins:
- the LOC135673577 gene encoding cold-responsive protein kinase 1-like, whose protein sequence is MQRFYCFVVVVVLLWESWVTADPQTTLLNSGCSQYNVSDTSAFVATINETFADLRSSLSSKATDSSAARFATAQRPRTTEPIYALFQCRAYLSSTDCLACLSVAEVGIRRCGNANGARVIYDGCILRYEGSIFFDQTTVIGNGGVCNGSAASDAGFSEAAKALVRDLTIATPRISGFFAAAERGGVFAVAQCVETVNEEGCAQCLTVADNNIEGCLPDTDGRAVDAGCFMRYSSKSFFPANQTVDLSQFLSSGKSNKKVAIIGGVVGGICGLLLLGIIALLWIKRSRKRQGGRTGDLLGATELRGPLNFHYKDLKAATNNFSEKNKLGEGGFGDVYKGTLKNGKTVAVKRLAIAQTSRAKADFKSEVKLISNVHHRNLVRLLGCSSKGQDLLLVYEYMANSSLNKFIFGDRQGFLNWKQRFNIIVGMARGLAYLHQEFHVCIIHRDIKSSNILLDDDFQPRIADFGLARLLPEDKSHLSTKFAGTLGYTAPEYAIHGQLSEKVDTYSFGVVVLEIISGRKSNDAKLEPITQYLLEWAWKLYESGDSINLVDKSLDPLEYTPEEMKRIIKIALLCTQSTVSARPTMSEVVVLLLSEGDQDMLRPTRPTFIDATSRVHGDASASTGSSSTSNATVSASQFSGR, encoded by the exons ATGCAGCGCTTCTATTGTTTCGTAGTTGTAGTAGTTCTGCTATGGGAGAGTTGGGTGACCGCCGACCCGCAGACCACCCTCCTTAACTCTGGCTGCAGTCAGTATAACGTAAGCGATACCTCCGCCTTCGTCGCCACCATCAACGAGACCTTTGCAGACCTGCGCTCCTCCCTCTCCTCCAAGGCCACCGACAGCTCCGCCGCCCGCTTCGCCACCGCGCAGCGGCCCCGCACCACCGAACCCATCTACGCGCTATTCCAGTGCCGCGCTTACCTCTCCTCCACCGACTGCCTCGCCTGCCTTTCCGTCGCCGAGGTCGGTATCCGAAGATGCGGCAACGCCAACGGCGCCCGCGTCATCTACGACGGGTGCATCCTCCGCTACGAGGGCTCTATCTTCTTCGACCAGACTACGGTCATCGGTAACGGTGGCGTCTGCAACGGCAGCGCTGCGTCCGACGCGGGGTTCTCCGAGGCCGCGAAGGCGCTGGTGAGGGACCTGACCATCGCCACGCCGAGGATCTCGGGGTTCTTCGCGGCGGCGGAGAGGGGTGGGGTCTTCGCGGTGGCGCAGTGCGTGGAGACGGTGAACGAGGAGGGCTGCGCCCAGTGCCTCACGGTGGCGGACAACAACATCGAGGGTTGCCTGCCGGACACCGACGGGCGGGCGGTGGACGCCGGGTGCTTCATGAGGTACTCCAGCAAGTCCTTCTTCCCGGCCAACCAAACCGTGGATCTCTCCCAGTTCTTGAGTTCAG GGAAGTCAAACAAGAAGGTAGCCATAATTGGAGGAGTTGTGGGAGGAATATGTGGTTTGTTGCTTCTAGGGATCATAGCACTCCTGTGGATCAAAAGATCCAGAAAGCGCCAAGGGGGTCGAACAG GAGATTTATTAGGGGCAACAGAATTACGGGGTCCACTAAATTTCCATTACAAGGATCTAAAAGCTGCTACAAATAATTTCAGTGAAAAAAATAAACTAGGAGAAGGAGGGTTTGGAGATGTATACAAG GGTACACTGAAAAATGGTAAAACTGTTGCCGTCAAGCGATTGGCGATTGCACAAACCAGCAGGGCAAAGGCAGATTTTAAGAGTGAGGTGAAGCTTATTAGCAATGTTCATCACAGAAATTTAGTTCGCTTGCTTGGATGTTCTAGCAAAGGCCAAGATTTGCTTCTTGTCTATGAGTACATGGCAAATAGCAGTCTTAATAAGTTCATATTTG GTGATAGACAGGGATTCCTCAACTGGAAACAGAGATTTAACATAATTGTCGGCATGGCTCGTGGTCTTGCTTACCTGCATCAGGAGtttcatgtttgtatcatacATCGTGACATAAAATCTAGTAACATTCTGCTTGATGATGATTTCCAGCCAAGAATTGCAGATTTTGGCCTTGCACGACTTTTACCAGAGGACAAGAGTCATCTCAGCACTAAATTTGCTGGCACTTT GGGATACACAGCACCTGAGTATGCAATTCATGGCCAGCTATCTGAAAAGGTTGATACCTATAGCTTCGGTGTTGTTGTCCTTGAAATAATCAGTGGCCGGAAGAGCAATGATGCAAAACTGGAACCTATTACTCAATACCTTCTTGAATGG GCTTGGAAATTATATGAAAGCGGCGATTCGATCAATTTGGTGGACAAAAGCTTAGATCCTCTTGAATATACCCCAGAAGAAATGAAACGAATTATCAAAATAGCTCTTCTCTGCACGCAATCCACTGTGTCTGCGAGGCCAACCATGTCCGAGGTTGTGGTTTTGCTGCTTAGCGAAGGTGATCAGGACATGCTCCGGCCAACAAGGCCTACCTTCATAGACGCCACAAGTCGGGTTCACGGAGATGCATCGGCCTCCACTGGCTCGTCTTCTACCTCCAATGCTACTGTCTCCGCATCACAGTTTTCTGGTCGTTGA